The Streptomyces avermitilis MA-4680 = NBRC 14893 genome contains a region encoding:
- a CDS encoding ABC transporter ATP-binding protein, giving the protein MAGPMGRMMAGGGPDQHSMDFKGSGKRLLSQFKPERATMAGMLVAVVVSVGLSVVGPKILGRATDLVFAGIIGRQMPAGATKEQVLQSMRERGEGGVADMLSGTDFTPGKGIDFTAVGNVLLLALCTFLVAGLLMAVATRLVNRAVNKTVYRMREDLQSKLSRLPLSYFDKRQRGEVLSRATNDIDNIGQTLQQSMGQLINSLLTIVGVLAMMFWVSWLLALVALVTVPLSFFVATRVGKRSQPHFVQQWRTTGKLNAHIEEMYTGHTLVKVFGRQEESAAQFAEENEKLYEAGFKAQFNSGVMQPLMMFVSNLNYVLVAVVGGLRVASGSLSIGDVQAFVQYSRQFSMPLTQVASMANLVQSGVASAERIFELLDADEQQADPVPGVRPKELRGRVALENVSFRYDPEKPLIEDLSLKVEPGHTVAIVGPTGAGKTTLVNLLMRFYEVSGGRITLDGVDVAKMSRDELRAGIGMVLQDTWLFGGTIADNIAYGAARDVTRGEIEEAARAAHADRFIRTLPDGYDTVIDDEGSGVSAGEKQLITIARAFLSDPVILVLDEATSSVDTRTEVLIQKAMAKLAHGRTSFVIAHRLSTIRDADTILVMENGSIVEQGAHAELLAADGAYARLYQAQFAQAVAEVD; this is encoded by the coding sequence ATGGCAGGGCCGATGGGGCGGATGATGGCCGGGGGCGGCCCTGATCAGCACTCGATGGACTTCAAGGGGTCGGGCAAACGGCTCCTCTCCCAGTTCAAGCCCGAGCGCGCGACCATGGCGGGGATGCTGGTCGCCGTGGTCGTGAGCGTGGGGCTCTCGGTGGTCGGACCGAAGATCCTCGGCAGGGCGACCGACCTGGTCTTCGCGGGGATCATCGGGCGGCAGATGCCCGCCGGGGCCACCAAGGAGCAGGTCCTTCAGTCCATGCGCGAGCGGGGCGAGGGCGGCGTCGCCGACATGCTCTCGGGGACGGACTTCACCCCGGGCAAGGGCATCGACTTCACCGCCGTCGGCAACGTACTGCTGCTCGCGCTCTGTACGTTCCTGGTGGCCGGCCTGCTGATGGCGGTCGCCACCCGGCTGGTGAACCGGGCCGTCAACAAGACCGTCTACCGCATGCGCGAGGACCTGCAGTCGAAGCTGTCGCGGCTGCCGCTGTCGTACTTCGACAAGCGGCAGCGCGGCGAGGTGCTGAGCCGGGCGACCAACGACATCGACAACATCGGGCAGACGCTCCAGCAGTCGATGGGTCAGCTCATCAACTCGCTGCTCACGATCGTCGGCGTGCTGGCGATGATGTTCTGGGTGTCGTGGCTGCTGGCACTCGTGGCGCTGGTCACCGTGCCGCTCTCCTTCTTCGTCGCCACCCGCGTCGGTAAGCGGTCGCAGCCGCACTTCGTGCAGCAGTGGCGCACCACCGGCAAGCTCAACGCCCACATCGAGGAGATGTACACCGGCCACACGCTGGTGAAGGTGTTCGGGCGGCAGGAGGAGTCGGCGGCGCAGTTCGCCGAGGAGAACGAGAAGCTGTACGAGGCCGGTTTCAAGGCGCAGTTCAACAGCGGGGTCATGCAGCCGCTGATGATGTTCGTGTCGAACCTGAACTATGTGCTGGTGGCCGTGGTCGGTGGCCTGCGGGTCGCGTCCGGCTCGCTGTCGATCGGTGATGTGCAGGCGTTCGTCCAGTACTCGCGGCAGTTCTCGATGCCGCTCACGCAGGTCGCGTCGATGGCCAACCTGGTCCAGTCGGGCGTCGCCTCCGCCGAGCGGATCTTCGAACTGCTCGACGCGGACGAGCAGCAGGCCGACCCGGTGCCGGGCGTGCGTCCGAAGGAGCTGCGGGGCCGGGTCGCGCTGGAGAACGTTTCGTTCCGGTACGACCCCGAGAAGCCGCTGATCGAGGACCTGTCGCTGAAGGTGGAGCCGGGGCACACGGTCGCGATCGTCGGTCCCACCGGCGCCGGCAAGACCACGCTGGTCAATCTCCTCATGCGGTTCTACGAGGTCAGCGGCGGGCGGATCACGCTCGACGGGGTCGACGTCGCGAAGATGTCGCGGGACGAACTGCGGGCCGGGATCGGGATGGTGCTCCAGGACACCTGGCTGTTCGGCGGCACCATCGCGGACAACATCGCGTACGGCGCCGCGCGTGACGTCACCCGCGGGGAGATCGAGGAGGCGGCGCGCGCCGCGCACGCCGACCGGTTCATCCGTACGCTGCCGGACGGCTACGACACCGTGATCGACGACGAGGGGTCCGGGGTGAGCGCGGGTGAGAAGCAGCTCATCACGATCGCCCGGGCGTTCCTGTCCGACCCGGTGATCCTGGTCCTGGACGAGGCCACCAGCTCGGTCGACACCCGTACCGAGGTGCTCATCCAGAAGGCGATGGCGAAGCTCGCACACGGCCGTACGTCGTTCGTGATCGCGCACCGGCTGTCGACGATCCGGGACGCCGACACGATCCTGGTGATGGAGAACGGGTCCATCGTCGAGCAGGGGGCGCATGCCGAACTGCTCGCCGCGGACGGGGCGTACGCGCGGCTGTACCAGGCGCAGTTCGCGCAGGCCGTGGCCGAGGTGGACTGA
- a CDS encoding ABC transporter ATP-binding protein has product MLIRLLRTYLSPYQKPIAVLVLLQFLQTCATLYLPTLNADIIDNGVVEGDTGYILAFGGLMIGVSLVQVICNIGAVYYGARTASAVGRDIRGSVFDRVQSFSAREVGHFGAPSLITRTTNDVQQVQMLALMTFTLMVSAPIMCVGGIVMALGLDVPLSGVLVAVVPVLGISVTLIVRRLRPLFRTMQERLDTVNRVLREQITGNRVIRAFVRDDYEKDRFRGANTDLTEVSLGTGRMLALMFPIVMTVVNVSSIAVVWFGAHRIDSGGMQIGDLTAFLAYLMQIVMSVMMATFMFMMVPRAEVCAERIQEVLDTSSSVVPPTAPVVELRRHGYLEIRGAGFRYPGAEEPVLKAIELTARPGEVTAVIGSTGSGKSTLLGLVPRLFDATDGAVLVDGVDVTTLEPKLLARTVGLVPQKPYLFAGTVATNLRYGNPDATDEELWHALEVAQAKDFVERLDNGLDSPVAQGGTNVSGGQRQRLAIARTLVQRPEIYLFDDSFSALDYATDAALRAALARETAEATVVIVAQRVSTIRDADRIVVLDEGRVVGTGRHHELMAGNETYREIVLSQLTEAEAA; this is encoded by the coding sequence GTGCTCATACGATTGCTTCGTACCTACCTCAGTCCGTACCAGAAACCCATAGCCGTGCTGGTGCTGCTGCAGTTCCTGCAGACCTGCGCCACCCTGTATCTGCCCACCCTGAACGCGGACATCATCGACAACGGTGTCGTGGAGGGGGACACGGGCTACATCCTCGCCTTCGGCGGACTGATGATCGGCGTCTCGCTGGTCCAGGTCATCTGCAACATCGGCGCCGTCTACTACGGCGCCCGTACGGCCTCGGCGGTCGGCCGCGACATCCGGGGCAGCGTCTTCGACCGGGTGCAGTCGTTCTCCGCGCGTGAGGTGGGCCACTTCGGGGCGCCCTCGCTGATCACCCGCACGACGAACGACGTGCAGCAGGTGCAGATGCTCGCCCTGATGACGTTCACCCTGATGGTCTCCGCGCCGATCATGTGTGTGGGCGGCATCGTCATGGCGCTCGGTCTGGATGTGCCGCTGTCCGGGGTGCTGGTCGCCGTGGTGCCGGTGCTCGGCATCTCCGTGACGCTGATCGTGCGCCGGCTGCGCCCGCTGTTCCGGACCATGCAGGAGCGGCTCGACACCGTGAACCGGGTGCTGCGCGAGCAGATCACCGGCAACCGTGTCATCCGCGCCTTCGTCCGCGACGACTACGAGAAGGACCGCTTCCGGGGCGCGAACACCGACCTCACCGAGGTGTCCCTGGGCACCGGGCGCATGCTCGCGCTGATGTTCCCCATCGTCATGACGGTGGTGAACGTGTCGTCGATCGCCGTGGTCTGGTTCGGTGCGCACCGCATCGACAGCGGCGGCATGCAGATCGGCGACCTGACCGCGTTCCTCGCCTATCTGATGCAGATCGTGATGTCCGTGATGATGGCCACCTTCATGTTCATGATGGTGCCGCGCGCGGAGGTCTGCGCCGAGCGCATCCAGGAGGTCCTCGACACCTCCAGCAGTGTCGTTCCCCCGACCGCGCCCGTCGTCGAGCTGCGGCGGCACGGGTACCTGGAGATCCGGGGTGCCGGGTTCCGCTACCCGGGTGCCGAGGAGCCGGTGCTCAAGGCCATCGAGCTGACGGCGCGGCCCGGCGAGGTGACCGCCGTCATCGGGTCGACCGGCAGTGGCAAGTCCACGCTGCTGGGGCTGGTCCCCCGGCTGTTCGACGCCACCGACGGCGCCGTGCTCGTCGATGGTGTGGATGTGACGACCCTCGAGCCGAAGCTGCTCGCCAGGACCGTCGGCCTCGTACCGCAGAAGCCGTATCTCTTCGCGGGCACCGTCGCCACGAACCTGCGGTACGGGAACCCGGACGCGACCGACGAGGAGCTGTGGCACGCGCTGGAGGTGGCGCAGGCCAAGGACTTCGTGGAGCGGCTGGACAACGGCCTCGACTCCCCCGTCGCGCAGGGCGGCACGAATGTGTCGGGCGGTCAGCGGCAGCGGCTCGCGATCGCCCGCACCCTGGTGCAGCGCCCGGAGATCTACCTCTTCGACGACTCGTTCTCCGCGCTCGACTACGCGACCGACGCGGCCCTGCGGGCGGCGCTCGCGCGCGAGACCGCCGAGGCGACCGTCGTGATCGTCGCCCAGCGCGTGTCGACCATCCGGGACGCCGACCGGATCGTGGTCCTCGACGAGGGCCGCGTCGTCGGCACCGGCCGCCACCACGAGCTGATGGCGGGCAACGAGACCTACCGGGAGATCGTGCTCTCCCAGCTGACGGAAGCGGAGGCTGCCTGA
- a CDS encoding ABC transporter ATP-binding protein — protein MTDTVVDQTQSAAEGDRSTRAAIATMYRLTTGHRASLTLATVLTLVGSALGLAQPLAAKQVVDASGRGQVLWPLLLLLAGLFVTEAATGAVGRFVLERMGEGIVRGLRHSLVGRLLRLEMREYDRLRSGDLISRVTTDTTLLREVVSQALVDLLTGALVAAGAIVLMAWIDPLLLLLIAATVATAAAIVASLLKGIRAASERMQTSVGAIAADLERALGALPMVRVHRTEDREAGRIGECVESAYSAGVRTAKLASVMSPAVELAVQGSFLIVLVIGGLRVNGHANSLGDLVAFLLYASYLVLPLSSVFRAVGLIQRGMGAYQRIEQALSLPAEPSQETPTVRARTREPARQTVSYEKPALALRDIGFGYDPSRPVLRGLSFTAPHRCQTALVGLSGAGKSTIFALISRFYEPDSGTLLFDGLPATELSRAACRGRIAVVDQNTHVVHGTLWDNITYAAPDATEAEVRRAVELAQLEGVVRRLPGGLSGMLGERGSRLSAGERQRVALARALLARPSILLLDEPTSHLDTLNETALTTVMKDVARECALLVIAHRLSTVQHADRIIVLDEGRAVACGRHEELLTSSPTYRELAAGQMLRPAATPPSPVTTARHPHSPL, from the coding sequence ATGACCGACACCGTCGTGGATCAGACACAGTCGGCGGCCGAGGGCGACCGCTCCACCCGGGCCGCGATCGCCACCATGTACCGGCTCACCACCGGCCACCGGGCGTCCCTCACCCTCGCCACCGTACTCACCCTCGTCGGCTCCGCGCTCGGGCTCGCCCAGCCGCTCGCTGCCAAGCAGGTCGTGGACGCGAGCGGGCGCGGACAGGTGTTGTGGCCACTGTTGCTTCTCCTCGCCGGGCTCTTCGTCACCGAAGCGGCGACCGGCGCTGTAGGCCGCTTCGTTCTGGAGCGCATGGGCGAAGGCATCGTACGAGGGCTGCGCCACAGCCTGGTGGGGCGGCTGCTCCGGCTGGAGATGCGGGAGTACGACCGGCTCCGCAGCGGCGACCTGATCTCCCGGGTCACCACCGACACCACCCTGCTCAGAGAAGTCGTCTCCCAAGCACTGGTCGATCTGTTGACGGGTGCCCTCGTCGCGGCGGGGGCGATCGTCCTCATGGCGTGGATCGACCCGCTGCTGCTGCTCCTGATCGCGGCGACCGTGGCTACCGCCGCCGCGATCGTCGCCTCGCTTCTCAAGGGAATCCGGGCTGCCTCCGAACGCATGCAGACCTCCGTCGGCGCGATCGCCGCCGACCTCGAACGCGCGCTCGGCGCCCTGCCGATGGTCCGGGTTCACCGAACCGAGGACCGTGAAGCGGGCCGCATCGGAGAATGTGTCGAATCGGCGTACAGCGCCGGCGTACGCACCGCGAAACTTGCCTCCGTGATGAGCCCGGCGGTCGAACTCGCGGTACAGGGCTCCTTCCTGATCGTCCTGGTCATCGGCGGCCTGCGGGTCAACGGCCACGCCAACTCCCTCGGCGACCTGGTCGCCTTCCTGCTGTACGCCTCCTACCTGGTCCTTCCGCTGTCCTCGGTCTTCCGGGCGGTCGGCCTGATCCAGCGTGGCATGGGGGCCTACCAGCGCATCGAGCAGGCGCTGTCCCTGCCGGCGGAGCCCTCCCAGGAGACGCCGACCGTCCGGGCACGTACACGCGAACCGGCCCGGCAGACCGTCTCGTACGAGAAACCCGCCCTCGCCCTGCGGGACATCGGCTTCGGCTACGACCCGAGCCGGCCGGTGCTGCGCGGCCTCTCCTTCACCGCCCCTCACCGGTGCCAGACAGCCCTGGTCGGCCTGTCGGGTGCCGGAAAGAGCACGATCTTCGCCCTCATCTCCAGATTTTACGAACCGGACTCCGGGACCCTGCTCTTCGACGGCCTGCCCGCCACCGAACTGAGCCGCGCCGCATGCCGCGGGCGCATCGCCGTCGTCGACCAGAACACCCACGTCGTCCACGGCACCCTGTGGGACAACATCACCTACGCCGCGCCCGACGCCACCGAGGCCGAAGTGCGACGCGCCGTCGAGCTCGCCCAGCTGGAAGGGGTCGTACGGCGACTGCCGGGCGGCTTGTCGGGAATGCTCGGTGAGCGCGGCAGCAGGCTGTCCGCGGGAGAGCGCCAGCGCGTGGCCCTGGCCCGCGCCCTGCTCGCCCGCCCCTCGATCCTTCTGCTCGACGAGCCCACCTCCCACCTCGACACCCTCAATGAAACCGCGCTCACCACCGTGATGAAGGACGTCGCCCGGGAATGCGCCCTGCTGGTCATCGCACACCGGCTCTCCACGGTCCAGCACGCGGACCGGATCATCGTGTTGGACGAGGGCAGAGCCGTCGCCTGCGGGCGTCACGAGGAACTACTCACCAGCAGCCCCACTTACCGCGAACTGGCCGCCGGCCAAATGCTTCGGCCGGCCGCCACCCCGCCCTCCCCCGTGACGACCGCGCGCCATCCGCACAGCCCACTGTGA